From Draconibacterium halophilum, one genomic window encodes:
- a CDS encoding DUF3237 family protein, with amino-acid sequence MNFNFYKNALGTVTLALLLVIAVHGFSQNSNPENSEDIYRDFKTELMWKANVKIGTMINVGKSKRGTRRVIPITGGTFSGPKIKGEVLPGGEDWQLVRPDGDTELYARYLMKTDDGTVLQILNKALMHAPAQGEEGGFYVKSVIDIEAPIESSYEYLNHAIFLGTLEMPQLKPNEAPYVIIGVYKVL; translated from the coding sequence ATGAACTTTAACTTTTATAAGAATGCATTAGGAACAGTAACCCTCGCGTTGCTGCTTGTCATTGCTGTACATGGTTTTTCCCAGAACAGTAATCCTGAAAACAGCGAAGACATTTACCGTGATTTTAAAACCGAACTGATGTGGAAAGCCAATGTAAAAATTGGTACGATGATAAATGTTGGCAAAAGTAAACGCGGAACACGTCGGGTGATTCCGATTACCGGTGGCACATTTAGCGGACCAAAAATAAAGGGCGAAGTTCTGCCCGGTGGTGAAGACTGGCAATTGGTGCGTCCCGATGGCGATACCGAACTGTATGCCCGTTATTTGATGAAAACAGATGATGGAACAGTACTGCAAATTTTAAACAAAGCATTAATGCATGCTCCTGCACAAGGAGAGGAAGGTGGCTTTTATGTGAAATCGGTAATCGATATTGAAGCGCCAATAGAAAGTTCATACGAATATTTAAACCACGCTATATTTTTAGGAACACTTGAAATGCCTCAGTTAAAACCCAATGAAGCGCCTTATGTGATTATTGGCGTTTACAAGGTTTTGTAA
- a CDS encoding glycoside hydrolase family 127 protein, translating into MNKLIYLILMASFVLGTSKYSKAQSKLYSNEFPLGDVKLLDGPFKKARDLNIEVLLQYDADRFLAPYRKEAGLKPRKPTYPNWDGLDGHVGGHYLSAMAMNYAATGNNECKRRMDYMLKELKECQEANAINNPEWGVGYAGGFPNSAKLWSTFKKGDFGIYFGSWAPFYNLHKMYAGLRDAWLYGESEIAKDMFLNFCDWGIDLTADLSDEQMETMLGMEHGGMNEVYADAYQITGDEKYLNAAKRYSHNEFLEPLSKDIDNLDNHHANTQIPKFIGFGRIAELDDNEQYLEAARFSWETITQNRSLAFGGNSRREHFPSETSCIDFVHVNDGPESCNSYNMLKLTEDLFRVYPEAKYADYYERTMFNHILSTQHPGHGGYVYFTPARPRHYRVYSAPNEAMWCCVGTGMENHGQYNRFIYAHADDDLYLNLFVASELNWKEKGIQLKQETTFPYAEQTKLTITKGASAFNLKVRYPAWVKEGALKIKVNGEVLEYDAQPSSYITIQRTWKKGDEAEIELPMQSTIEHLPNVPEYVAFMHGPILLGAKTGTEDLRGLIAGDGRWGQYSSGEYLPVDKAPILVENDMENLGDKLEPVKGNPLHFKLNVKMVNPMDLTLEPFSQIHDSRYMMYWLALTNDGYQAYVDSLAANEQAMLAIEKRTVDYVATGEQQPETDHDMQQERSRSGNNQNQFYREAFGGGYFSYDFATNSETNLSLFVRYWGAEWGGRKFNIYIDDEKLVTEDNTGRWEISAFQDVVYKIPNSMVEGKNNVRIKFEALPGSTAGAVYEIRLIQAEPK; encoded by the coding sequence ATGAATAAACTGATTTACCTGATTCTTATGGCTTCTTTTGTACTTGGTACAAGCAAGTATTCAAAAGCTCAGTCCAAATTATATTCAAACGAATTTCCTTTAGGTGACGTTAAGCTGCTGGATGGCCCGTTTAAAAAAGCACGCGATTTGAATATTGAAGTTTTGCTTCAATACGATGCAGATCGTTTTTTGGCACCGTACCGCAAAGAAGCAGGTTTGAAACCCCGTAAGCCAACCTATCCGAACTGGGACGGATTGGATGGCCATGTTGGCGGACATTATCTCTCGGCTATGGCAATGAACTACGCCGCAACAGGCAATAACGAGTGTAAGCGCCGAATGGATTATATGCTGAAAGAACTAAAAGAATGCCAGGAAGCCAATGCCATAAATAATCCCGAATGGGGAGTTGGTTATGCCGGCGGTTTCCCGAATAGTGCTAAGCTTTGGTCAACATTCAAAAAAGGTGATTTTGGAATTTATTTTGGATCGTGGGCTCCCTTTTACAACCTGCATAAAATGTATGCAGGCTTGCGCGATGCCTGGCTTTATGGCGAAAGCGAAATCGCGAAAGATATGTTTCTGAATTTCTGCGACTGGGGAATTGATCTTACTGCAGATTTGTCGGACGAGCAAATGGAAACAATGCTGGGCATGGAGCATGGAGGAATGAACGAAGTTTACGCCGATGCCTACCAGATTACCGGCGATGAAAAATACCTGAATGCAGCAAAACGCTATTCACATAATGAATTTTTGGAGCCTTTATCAAAAGATATCGATAATCTTGATAATCACCATGCAAATACGCAGATCCCAAAATTTATTGGTTTCGGGCGTATAGCCGAGCTAGATGATAATGAACAATACCTGGAGGCGGCACGCTTTTCATGGGAAACTATTACCCAAAACCGGTCGCTGGCATTTGGCGGAAACAGCCGCCGCGAGCACTTTCCAAGCGAAACTTCGTGTATCGATTTTGTACATGTAAACGACGGGCCTGAGTCCTGTAACTCGTATAACATGCTCAAACTTACCGAAGATTTATTCCGTGTTTATCCCGAGGCCAAATATGCTGATTATTACGAACGTACTATGTTCAACCATATTCTTTCCACACAACACCCCGGGCACGGCGGTTATGTGTATTTTACTCCGGCGCGCCCTCGTCATTACCGGGTGTATTCGGCACCAAACGAGGCTATGTGGTGTTGTGTAGGCACCGGAATGGAAAACCACGGGCAGTACAATCGTTTTATTTATGCGCATGCTGATGACGATTTGTACCTGAATTTGTTTGTGGCTTCCGAACTTAACTGGAAAGAAAAAGGTATTCAGCTAAAACAGGAAACAACTTTCCCTTATGCAGAGCAAACCAAACTTACCATTACAAAAGGCGCATCAGCCTTCAACCTAAAAGTAAGGTATCCGGCTTGGGTAAAAGAAGGAGCACTAAAAATTAAAGTTAATGGCGAAGTGCTTGAATATGATGCTCAACCTTCATCATACATTACTATCCAGCGAACTTGGAAAAAAGGCGATGAAGCAGAAATTGAATTGCCCATGCAAAGTACCATCGAACATTTACCCAACGTGCCCGAATACGTAGCTTTTATGCACGGGCCAATTTTACTGGGAGCAAAAACCGGAACCGAAGATTTGAGAGGATTGATTGCTGGCGATGGTCGCTGGGGACAATACTCAAGTGGCGAATATTTACCGGTGGATAAGGCACCTATTCTGGTGGAAAACGATATGGAGAATCTGGGTGACAAACTGGAGCCGGTTAAAGGGAATCCGCTTCATTTTAAGCTAAATGTGAAGATGGTGAACCCGATGGATTTGACGCTTGAACCGTTTAGCCAGATTCACGATTCAAGATACATGATGTATTGGCTGGCTTTAACCAACGATGGCTATCAGGCTTATGTGGATTCGCTTGCAGCCAACGAACAGGCAATGCTGGCCATCGAAAAACGAACTGTTGATTATGTCGCTACCGGCGAACAACAGCCTGAAACCGATCATGACATGCAACAGGAAAGATCGAGATCGGGAAATAACCAAAACCAATTCTACCGCGAGGCTTTTGGTGGTGGTTATTTTAGTTACGATTTTGCTACCAACTCCGAAACGAACCTGAGTTTGTTCGTGCGTTACTGGGGAGCAGAGTGGGGAGGCCGCAAATTCAATATCTATATCGACGACGAAAAACTGGTAACTGAAGACAATACCGGGCGTTGGGAGATCTCCGCCTTTCAGGATGTTGTGTATAAAATCCCCAATTCGATGGTTGAGGGCAAAAACAATGTACGAATAAAATTTGAAGCACTTCCCGGAAGTACGGCTGGAGCCGTCTATGAGATTCGCCTAATACAGGCTGAACCGAAATAA
- a CDS encoding glycoside hydrolase family 43 protein has protein sequence MKKYTTILLILVLSAFQFGVVQAQKATNPIIYADVPDVSMIRVGDNYYMSSTTMHMAPGVPIMKSKDLVNWEMVSYAHDTLADIDPLNLDNEKRAYGKGSWASCIRSHNNRYYVSTFSSTTGKTYVFSTKDIEKGEWKRHEFSPSLHDNTLFFDDDGKIYMIWGAGKLMIAELEPDFSGVKEGTEKVLIENASAPAGKNIMLPAEGSQLFKVNGKYYLFNITWPRGSMRSVVIHRADNINGPWEGRLALQDKGVAQGGIIDTPDGKWFSFLFRDNGSVGRIPYLVPVKWEDGWPVLGVDGKVPDELDLPASKGLIPGIVNSDEFTRKKNDPDLPLVWQWNHNPVNELWSVRDRKGYLRLTTGRVDDSFVYARNTLTQRTFGPVSSANTLMDASEMKDGDYAGLCALQRKYGQVGVKMTGGEKFIYMISNETDTPVEMESLPLTKDEVYFKIDCDYRDRKDIARFYYSLDGKTWTAIGDPLKMEYTLMEHFMGYRFGLFNYATKNTGGYVDFDYFRVSDQISE, from the coding sequence ATGAAAAAATACACCACTATTCTACTGATTCTAGTACTGTCGGCCTTTCAATTTGGTGTGGTACAAGCACAAAAAGCCACTAATCCCATTATCTATGCCGATGTCCCTGATGTTTCGATGATTCGCGTTGGCGATAATTACTACATGAGTAGTACCACCATGCACATGGCGCCGGGAGTACCGATTATGAAATCGAAGGATCTGGTAAACTGGGAAATGGTGAGCTACGCACACGACACACTGGCAGACATTGATCCGCTTAACCTGGATAATGAAAAACGTGCTTATGGAAAAGGATCGTGGGCAAGCTGTATCCGTTCCCACAATAATAGGTATTATGTGTCAACCTTTTCGAGCACAACCGGTAAAACATATGTTTTCTCAACAAAAGATATTGAAAAAGGTGAATGGAAACGACACGAATTTTCTCCAAGTTTACACGACAATACCTTGTTTTTCGACGACGATGGCAAAATTTATATGATTTGGGGTGCCGGAAAACTAATGATTGCCGAACTGGAACCCGATTTTTCAGGAGTTAAGGAAGGAACCGAAAAAGTACTGATTGAAAATGCGAGTGCTCCGGCAGGAAAGAATATCATGCTTCCCGCAGAAGGTTCGCAACTTTTTAAGGTAAATGGAAAATATTACCTGTTCAACATTACCTGGCCGCGCGGGAGCATGCGTTCGGTTGTTATTCACCGGGCCGATAATATAAATGGCCCGTGGGAAGGCCGCCTGGCATTGCAGGATAAAGGTGTTGCGCAGGGCGGAATAATTGATACTCCGGATGGGAAATGGTTCTCTTTTCTTTTCCGCGATAATGGTTCGGTAGGCCGCATTCCGTACTTAGTGCCTGTAAAATGGGAAGATGGATGGCCTGTTTTGGGTGTTGATGGAAAAGTTCCCGATGAACTGGATTTACCGGCAAGCAAAGGTTTGATTCCCGGAATTGTAAACTCCGATGAATTTACCCGCAAAAAGAATGATCCAGATTTGCCGCTGGTTTGGCAGTGGAATCACAACCCAGTGAATGAGCTTTGGTCGGTACGCGACCGCAAAGGTTATTTACGGCTTACCACCGGGCGTGTTGACGATAGCTTTGTATATGCCCGGAACACCCTTACTCAGCGAACTTTTGGGCCGGTAAGTTCGGCCAATACATTAATGGATGCCTCAGAAATGAAAGATGGCGATTATGCCGGATTGTGTGCCTTGCAAAGAAAATACGGACAAGTGGGTGTAAAAATGACCGGTGGCGAGAAATTCATTTACATGATCAGCAACGAAACCGATACCCCGGTTGAAATGGAAAGTCTTCCACTCACCAAAGATGAAGTGTATTTTAAAATCGACTGCGACTACCGCGACAGAAAAGATATTGCCCGGTTTTATTACAGCCTCGACGGAAAAACATGGACAGCAATTGGCGACCCGCTAAAAATGGAATATACTTTAATGGAGCATTTTATGGGCTATCGTTTTGGGCTGTTTAACTATGCCACGAAGAATACAGGAGGATACGTAGATTTTGACTATTTCAGAGTCAGCGATCAGATTTCAGAATAG
- a CDS encoding sialate O-acetylesterase, whose protein sequence is MILKTYTLILAALLVVQLNGFSQDPNFHIYLCFGQSNMEGNARIEAQDTVDVNPRFQVMSTIDCSELGRTKGSWYTAVPPLCRCKTGLTPADYFGRTLVENLPKHIKVGVINVAVGGCKIELFDKDSCESYVETAPFWMKGMLKPYENDPYARLVEMAKLAQKDGVITGILLHQGESNTGDSLWTEKVKIVYENLVADLGLQADNVPLLAGEVVGDDQNGQCASMNKIIATLPDVIPNAYVIPSVGCPQRGDGLHFTAEGYRMLGKRYGEKMLSLLLESDQ, encoded by the coding sequence ATGATACTTAAAACTTACACGCTTATACTGGCTGCTCTATTGGTAGTTCAGTTAAATGGATTTTCGCAGGATCCTAATTTTCATATTTATCTCTGCTTCGGGCAGTCGAATATGGAAGGAAATGCACGTATCGAAGCGCAGGATACTGTTGATGTAAATCCCCGTTTTCAGGTAATGTCTACCATCGATTGCTCCGAACTGGGCAGAACAAAAGGAAGCTGGTACACGGCTGTACCGCCTTTATGCCGTTGCAAAACAGGTTTAACGCCTGCCGATTATTTTGGCAGAACACTTGTCGAAAATCTGCCAAAACATATCAAGGTTGGTGTAATTAATGTTGCCGTTGGCGGTTGTAAAATTGAATTGTTCGACAAGGATAGTTGCGAATCGTATGTGGAAACTGCTCCATTTTGGATGAAGGGCATGTTAAAACCTTACGAGAACGATCCTTATGCCCGTCTGGTTGAAATGGCAAAACTGGCTCAAAAAGATGGTGTAATTACAGGTATTTTGTTACATCAGGGCGAATCGAATACCGGCGATTCATTATGGACTGAGAAAGTTAAAATTGTCTACGAAAACCTTGTTGCCGATTTGGGGCTTCAGGCCGACAATGTGCCTTTGCTGGCCGGTGAAGTGGTTGGCGATGATCAGAATGGACAGTGTGCAAGTATGAATAAAATTATTGCCACGCTACCCGATGTAATTCCAAATGCGTATGTAATCCCTTCGGTTGGATGCCCGCAACGTGGCGATGGCCTGCACTTTACCGCCGAAGGTTACCGCATGTTAGGGAAACGCTATGGCGAAAAAATGCTGTCGCTTTTACTTGAAAGTGATCAGTAA
- a CDS encoding glycoside hydrolase family 3 C-terminal domain-containing protein → MNFRQYSILILILFSLFALAFIPQSQMAKQPIYLNTAYSFKERAIDLVSRMTPEEKQSQLGNTMPPIPRLGVNHYDVWGEALHGIMGRNNNSGMTATSFPNSVAVGSTWDPELIKRETKVISDEARGFNHDLIFTLTYWSPVIEPARDPRWGRTAETFGEDPFLVSEIGKGFIQGLMGDDPTYLKTVPCGKHYFANNTEFNRHSGSSDMDDRDMREFYLLPYRTLIRDYNLPSIMTAYGAVNGVPMSASKFLVDTIARKTYGMDGYVTGDCGAIDDIVRGHHFTESYEEAAALGLKAGVDTDCGGVYQNHALNALEKGMLAQADIDKALINIFTTRMRLGEFDPAEIVPYAGIKPDIVNDPSHNDLAIEIATKTPVLLKNEVTVKPAEKALPLNTKHIKKIAVLGPQADKVELGDYSGPIEPHLSISPLLGIQNYIKEHNLDIEVVSASTGNTDRNTDFLTMNSFSTVRNGEVVAEFDATKYDDSAPGLIVAARFGRTSIRGVKDGDWTAYDNVDITDVDSIRFNVAASGNGGLLEVRVSSATGNILATQKIEAVQQSGGFRGFSRPQNVAVKINTLGISGPQTLVLVYREAESPATDQETLEMAATADVVLVFVGTDQTTGREESDRFAITLPGNQNKLIDAVAAENPNTIVVMQTMGMVEVEQFKNNPNIPAIVWTGYNGQAQGTAMARILFGDVNPGGKLNVTWHKSLNDLPGFNDYTLRGDGSNGRTYWYFDKPVSYEFGYGLSYTTFEYKRFSISKTRLTPHDKVTVSVDVKNTGAVDGDEVVQVYVKTPDSPAELERPIKRLKGFKRVTIPAGQTKRVSIDIDCDDLWFWDAEAGKITFDQGRYIFEIGASSKDIKAELETIMSGEYKPVLTTVVAESDKVILRPGNTAQTSVTAAMSDDSFYDISKAEIEYKSNNPAVVSVDETGKVTATGVGVASVFAYVTVDGVTESSSFPVKVMPDLNPKSILVNGKPIESFDKEVKAYSYLLKDKTKVPELEATAAGNGITVDIQQAKQIPGTAVVKFIDNITLETNTYYFNFDVEAVSDEFNGAVGSQWHWIRENAATHSFSANDGSLTITSEVGDVSEGTNNAKNILLQSANNDWTVETKLTASRMPSQPENTGILAYQDDDNFVKLMFRAVIKTTRQREPQPGTIDLMMEENGIAKSLASFNLKTEITGDQALVIKLDKKGSIYTASYSLDGENFEILGTADLALKDIKAGLMVGDGIITGYMKSTFWFDSDTTKPDSPFDVAFDYFRITNSGLKQ, encoded by the coding sequence ATGAATTTCAGACAATACTCAATCCTCATTTTAATCCTATTTTCGTTGTTTGCACTGGCTTTTATTCCACAAAGCCAAATGGCAAAACAACCGATTTATCTCAACACGGCTTACTCGTTTAAAGAGCGGGCCATCGACCTTGTTTCGCGGATGACTCCCGAAGAAAAACAAAGTCAGTTGGGAAATACCATGCCACCGATTCCGCGGCTCGGCGTAAACCATTACGATGTGTGGGGCGAAGCACTGCATGGAATAATGGGACGGAACAACAACAGCGGAATGACAGCCACTTCGTTTCCAAATAGTGTAGCCGTGGGCTCAACCTGGGATCCGGAGCTGATTAAACGCGAAACAAAAGTAATTTCCGACGAGGCGCGTGGGTTTAACCACGACCTGATTTTTACGCTGACTTACTGGTCGCCGGTAATTGAACCGGCCCGTGACCCGCGTTGGGGAAGAACTGCCGAAACTTTTGGCGAAGATCCGTTTCTGGTTTCTGAAATCGGAAAAGGATTTATTCAGGGTTTAATGGGCGACGACCCCACATACCTGAAAACGGTACCATGCGGAAAACATTATTTTGCCAATAATACTGAGTTTAACCGGCATTCAGGCAGCTCGGATATGGACGACCGCGATATGCGCGAGTTTTACCTGCTTCCTTACCGGACGCTAATTCGAGACTACAATTTACCTTCGATAATGACCGCTTATGGCGCTGTTAACGGCGTTCCCATGTCGGCTAGTAAATTCTTGGTAGATACGATAGCGCGAAAAACCTACGGAATGGACGGATACGTTACAGGCGACTGCGGTGCAATCGACGATATCGTTCGCGGCCATCATTTTACTGAAAGTTACGAAGAAGCAGCGGCGCTGGGTTTAAAAGCCGGAGTTGACACCGACTGTGGTGGTGTGTATCAAAACCATGCTTTGAATGCTTTGGAAAAAGGTATGCTTGCTCAAGCCGATATCGATAAAGCACTGATTAATATATTTACCACCAGAATGCGTTTGGGCGAGTTTGACCCCGCAGAAATTGTACCGTACGCAGGTATAAAACCGGATATTGTAAATGATCCTTCGCACAACGATCTGGCCATTGAAATAGCTACAAAAACACCGGTTCTGCTAAAAAATGAGGTAACGGTTAAACCTGCCGAAAAAGCATTGCCGCTTAATACCAAACACATCAAAAAAATTGCGGTACTGGGGCCACAGGCCGATAAGGTGGAACTTGGAGATTACTCGGGGCCAATTGAACCTCATTTAAGCATCTCGCCGCTTTTAGGTATTCAGAATTATATTAAAGAACATAACCTCGACATTGAAGTGGTTTCTGCATCAACGGGAAATACGGATAGAAATACCGATTTTCTGACCATGAACAGTTTCTCCACCGTACGAAACGGCGAAGTAGTGGCCGAATTCGATGCTACAAAATATGATGATTCGGCACCTGGATTAATTGTGGCTGCACGTTTTGGACGAACCTCAATTCGCGGTGTAAAAGATGGCGACTGGACAGCTTACGACAATGTGGATATTACCGACGTCGATTCCATCCGCTTTAACGTGGCTGCCTCCGGAAACGGTGGTTTGCTTGAAGTGCGTGTTAGCTCGGCAACCGGAAATATTCTGGCAACGCAAAAAATTGAGGCCGTTCAGCAAAGCGGTGGATTCCGGGGATTTTCCCGTCCGCAAAATGTGGCGGTAAAAATCAATACGCTGGGAATTTCAGGGCCGCAAACGCTGGTACTGGTTTACCGCGAAGCCGAAAGTCCTGCAACCGATCAGGAAACACTTGAAATGGCTGCTACTGCCGATGTGGTGCTGGTTTTTGTGGGAACCGATCAAACTACCGGCCGCGAAGAATCTGACCGCTTTGCCATTACATTACCCGGAAATCAGAATAAACTCATCGATGCTGTGGCTGCCGAAAATCCAAACACCATTGTGGTGATGCAAACCATGGGAATGGTAGAAGTGGAGCAGTTTAAAAACAACCCGAATATTCCCGCAATTGTCTGGACCGGCTACAACGGGCAGGCACAGGGAACCGCGATGGCGCGCATTTTATTTGGCGATGTAAATCCCGGTGGAAAATTGAATGTTACCTGGCATAAATCGTTAAACGACTTGCCCGGATTTAACGACTACACCTTGCGTGGCGATGGCTCGAACGGAAGAACTTACTGGTATTTTGATAAACCGGTTTCGTATGAATTTGGTTATGGATTGTCGTACACCACTTTCGAATACAAACGGTTCAGTATCAGCAAAACAAGGCTAACGCCTCACGATAAGGTTACCGTAAGTGTTGATGTGAAAAACACAGGCGCGGTTGACGGAGACGAAGTGGTGCAGGTATATGTTAAAACACCCGACAGTCCGGCAGAATTGGAGCGCCCGATAAAACGTCTGAAAGGATTTAAACGCGTAACCATTCCGGCAGGGCAGACAAAACGTGTTTCGATTGATATCGATTGCGACGACCTTTGGTTTTGGGATGCCGAAGCCGGTAAAATTACCTTCGACCAGGGACGTTATATTTTCGAAATCGGGGCATCGTCAAAAGACATAAAAGCCGAACTGGAGACGATTATGAGCGGCGAGTACAAACCGGTGTTAACAACCGTAGTTGCAGAAAGCGACAAGGTTATCCTGCGCCCCGGAAATACAGCACAAACGAGTGTGACCGCTGCTATGTCGGACGATAGTTTTTACGATATTTCGAAAGCTGAAATTGAATACAAAAGCAATAATCCGGCTGTGGTAAGCGTGGATGAAACCGGCAAAGTTACCGCTACCGGAGTAGGTGTTGCATCGGTATTTGCTTATGTAACTGTTGACGGGGTAACCGAATCAAGCAGCTTTCCTGTAAAAGTAATGCCCGACCTCAACCCGAAATCAATTTTGGTAAACGGCAAGCCCATCGAAAGCTTCGATAAAGAAGTAAAAGCTTACAGTTATCTGCTTAAAGATAAAACCAAAGTGCCTGAATTGGAAGCAACTGCCGCTGGGAACGGAATTACTGTTGATATTCAGCAGGCAAAACAAATTCCCGGAACTGCAGTGGTGAAATTTATCGACAACATCACACTCGAAACCAACACGTACTATTTCAATTTTGATGTGGAAGCCGTAAGCGACGAGTTTAATGGCGCTGTTGGAAGTCAGTGGCATTGGATCAGGGAAAATGCTGCAACACACAGCTTTTCGGCAAACGATGGCAGCCTGACCATTACCAGCGAAGTTGGCGATGTTTCAGAAGGTACCAACAATGCCAAAAACATTCTGCTGCAAAGCGCCAATAACGACTGGACAGTGGAAACAAAACTGACGGCTTCACGGATGCCTTCTCAACCTGAAAATACAGGGATTCTGGCCTATCAGGACGATGATAATTTTGTGAAACTCATGTTCCGTGCGGTAATAAAAACCACACGGCAAAGAGAACCGCAACCCGGAACCATCGATTTGATGATGGAAGAAAACGGGATTGCAAAATCGCTGGCTTCTTTCAATTTGAAAACCGAAATCACCGGCGACCAGGCCTTGGTAATTAAACTTGATAAAAAAGGAAGCATTTATACTGCTTCGTACTCGTTGGATGGCGAAAATTTCGAAATCCTGGGAACGGCAGATTTGGCATTAAAAGACATAAAAGCAGGTTTAATGGTAGGCGACGGGATTATTACCGGCTATATGAAAAGTACGTTCTGGTTTGATTCCGACACAACGAAACCGGATTCGCCGTTTGACGTGGCTTTCGATTATTTCCGGATTACAAACAGTGGACTAAAACAGTAA
- a CDS encoding alpha/beta hydrolase has translation MMSKFLKIFVILLMASGICFAQSSSEVVEDFKPSSVNQPGKEYPMVNSEGRVRVQISAPEAEKVQLDISAVKYDLVKDENGVWTGESAPQDEGFHYYQLWVDGAAVPDPNSLYFYGASRWGSGIEIPAHDQEFYALKNVPHGEVRELQYFSESNNTMRRCFVYTPPGYDENPEKRYPVLYLQHGGGENETGWSSQGHAGLIMDNLIAEGKAVSFIIVMDNGNWAMPRPPRNREGGERPRTWPPEGWADGFMNTLLKDIIPMIDGKYRTLADAENRAMAGLSMGGMQTRVIALANPDVFSHVGMFSGGSITMADIEQHPDFKEKVELLFVSYGSREIENPRPGPWGDPKENTEALKKAGMNTHFYVSPGTAHEWHSWRRSLYQFAQLVFKN, from the coding sequence ATGATGTCTAAATTTTTAAAAATATTCGTTATTCTTTTGATGGCCAGCGGAATTTGTTTCGCACAATCGTCATCAGAAGTAGTGGAGGATTTTAAACCCTCGTCAGTAAATCAGCCCGGAAAGGAGTACCCCATGGTAAATTCCGAAGGACGGGTACGCGTTCAAATTTCTGCGCCTGAAGCTGAAAAAGTGCAACTTGATATCAGCGCAGTGAAATACGATTTGGTAAAAGATGAAAACGGAGTGTGGACCGGCGAATCGGCACCACAAGACGAAGGTTTTCACTACTACCAGCTTTGGGTTGACGGAGCCGCTGTTCCCGATCCAAACAGCTTGTATTTTTACGGAGCCAGCCGATGGGGAAGTGGTATTGAAATTCCGGCGCACGACCAGGAGTTTTATGCCTTGAAAAATGTTCCGCATGGAGAAGTTCGTGAGCTACAGTATTTCTCTGAAAGCAACAATACCATGCGCAGGTGTTTTGTTTACACGCCTCCGGGTTACGACGAAAATCCTGAAAAACGCTATCCGGTGTTGTACCTGCAACATGGTGGTGGCGAAAACGAAACAGGCTGGTCGAGCCAGGGGCATGCAGGGTTGATAATGGACAACCTGATTGCCGAAGGAAAAGCCGTTTCGTTTATCATTGTTATGGACAACGGAAACTGGGCAATGCCAAGGCCACCGCGTAACCGCGAAGGTGGCGAGCGCCCGCGCACATGGCCACCCGAAGGTTGGGCCGATGGTTTTATGAATACCTTGCTGAAAGATATTATTCCGATGATTGATGGAAAATACCGTACCCTGGCTGATGCCGAAAACCGTGCCATGGCCGGATTGTCGATGGGTGGAATGCAGACACGTGTAATAGCGCTGGCCAATCCCGATGTGTTTTCGCATGTGGGAATGTTTAGCGGTGGCAGCATCACCATGGCCGACATTGAGCAACATCCTGATTTTAAGGAAAAAGTAGAATTGCTTTTCGTCAGCTACGGAAGCCGCGAGATTGAAAATCCGCGCCCCGGACCATGGGGAGATCCAAAGGAAAATACCGAAGCACTTAAAAAGGCCGGTATGAACACCCATTTTTATGTGTCGCCCGGAACTGCACACGAATGGCACTCTTGGCGTCGCAGCCTTTATCAGTTTGCTCAACTGGTATTTAAAAACTAA